One part of the Streptomyces sp. AM 2-1-1 genome encodes these proteins:
- a CDS encoding AAA family ATPase, translating to MDPVTTADRAKGENSGAGPGRPPDRGRRGTPAADGTPATADAMMPLWAVSLGWELGRGRQVILNGQIRDRWWLADRPASFREVIAGLLRMRGAEVVGWWDPVGGLTFPLPGDGRRFEELREARPSGPDGASAAAGTEPDGTGPHAPQDYGSSPAPPGGPGDVEAGVSRRSERERSRERLLAPRRAGMPRTFEDVVATVHRLVSSPDAATAFVFEDVDHHLPPGQPESHLGYLRLRAAMTDAVTPRSAVGPAPHARNAVLCAVGDVGRLPGWFHLEDPRITALRIGPPDPSERRLWLTWLLRHFNGAKDATRADLEALVGSTDGMAAWDIESLARTSWLRDAPLRKPDKLMEVHRLNVSVDPWTQLDRTTVAGAAGALGARVVGQSAAVNAVASALQSAFVGIDFGRSGTARPRGAFFFVGPTGVGKTELAKAVAELMFGDQSAYARFDMSEYQQEHAAERLAGAPPGFIGHEQGGELTRRVQERPFSVLLFDEIEKAHPKVLDKFLQILEDGRLTDGRGQTAHFSQCLIIFTSNTGAEQVQNLLEESDEELTYPRLEAHFTRAVEEKFREIGRPEIYGRLKPGVVVFDMLRDEHVVRIAERLLRQLVESVHERHRVELVPDTDTLHPWITKRMSEPGHQAYGGRQIRNELELVRSAVVGHLLAHRPEPGSRIRVGVGADDAAWVTVDGSAPSEDGRSGEA from the coding sequence GTGGACCCGGTGACCACTGCGGACCGGGCGAAGGGCGAGAACAGCGGCGCCGGACCGGGCCGTCCGCCGGACCGGGGCCGCCGGGGCACACCCGCCGCCGACGGCACTCCGGCCACCGCGGACGCCATGATGCCGCTGTGGGCGGTGTCCCTCGGCTGGGAGCTCGGACGGGGCCGCCAGGTGATCCTGAACGGGCAGATCCGGGACCGGTGGTGGCTGGCCGACCGGCCCGCGTCTTTCCGCGAGGTGATCGCCGGCCTGCTGCGGATGCGCGGGGCGGAGGTCGTCGGATGGTGGGACCCGGTGGGCGGGCTCACCTTTCCGCTGCCGGGTGACGGACGGCGCTTCGAGGAGCTGCGCGAGGCGCGCCCCTCCGGGCCGGACGGCGCCTCCGCGGCAGCCGGTACGGAGCCGGACGGTACGGGCCCGCACGCGCCGCAGGACTACGGGTCCTCACCGGCGCCGCCCGGTGGTCCGGGGGACGTGGAGGCCGGCGTGTCCCGCCGGAGTGAGCGCGAGCGGAGCCGGGAGCGACTGCTGGCCCCGAGGCGGGCGGGCATGCCCCGCACCTTCGAGGACGTCGTCGCCACCGTGCACCGCTTGGTGTCCTCGCCCGACGCTGCCACCGCCTTCGTCTTCGAGGACGTCGACCACCACCTTCCGCCCGGGCAGCCCGAATCGCATCTGGGGTACCTGAGGCTGCGCGCCGCGATGACGGACGCCGTGACCCCGAGGAGCGCCGTCGGTCCGGCCCCGCACGCACGCAACGCGGTGCTGTGTGCGGTGGGTGACGTCGGACGGCTGCCCGGCTGGTTCCACCTGGAGGACCCGAGGATCACCGCACTGCGCATCGGCCCGCCCGACCCCAGCGAGCGGCGTCTCTGGCTCACCTGGCTGCTGCGGCACTTCAACGGGGCGAAGGACGCCACACGCGCCGATCTGGAGGCGCTCGTGGGATCCACCGACGGGATGGCGGCCTGGGACATCGAGTCCCTGGCCCGGACCTCCTGGCTGCGCGACGCTCCGCTGCGGAAGCCGGACAAGCTGATGGAGGTCCACCGGCTCAACGTGAGCGTCGATCCGTGGACCCAGCTCGACCGGACCACCGTCGCGGGTGCCGCCGGGGCTCTGGGAGCCCGGGTGGTCGGCCAGTCCGCGGCGGTGAACGCCGTCGCGTCGGCGCTCCAGTCCGCCTTCGTGGGCATCGACTTCGGCAGGTCGGGTACCGCACGCCCCCGTGGCGCCTTCTTCTTCGTCGGACCCACCGGCGTAGGGAAAACCGAACTCGCCAAGGCCGTCGCCGAGTTGATGTTCGGAGACCAGAGCGCCTACGCCCGCTTCGACATGAGCGAGTACCAGCAGGAGCACGCCGCCGAGCGCCTGGCCGGCGCGCCGCCGGGCTTCATCGGCCACGAGCAGGGCGGCGAGCTGACCCGCCGGGTCCAGGAACGGCCGTTCAGCGTGCTGCTCTTCGACGAGATCGAGAAGGCCCACCCCAAGGTGCTGGACAAGTTCCTGCAGATCCTGGAGGACGGCCGCCTCACCGACGGGCGCGGCCAGACCGCCCACTTCTCCCAGTGCTTGATCATCTTCACCTCCAACACCGGCGCGGAGCAGGTCCAGAACCTTCTGGAGGAGAGCGACGAGGAACTCACCTATCCCCGGCTGGAAGCGCATTTCACCCGGGCGGTGGAGGAGAAGTTCCGAGAGATCGGCAGGCCGGAGATCTACGGCCGGCTCAAGCCCGGAGTGGTGGTCTTCGACATGCTGCGCGACGAGCACGTCGTCAGGATCGCCGAGCGGCTGCTGCGCCAGCTGGTGGAGTCCGTCCACGAACGCCACCGCGTGGAACTGGTGCCCGACACGGACACCCTGCACCCGTGGATCACGAAGCGGATGTCGGAGCCCGGGCACCAGGCGTACGGCGGTCGGCAGATCCGAAATGAATTGGAACTGGTGCGATCGGCCGTCGTCGGGCATCTGCTGGCACACCGCCCCGAGCCCGGCAGCCGGATCAGGGTCGGTGTGGGTGCCGACGACGCCGCGTGGGTCACCGTCGACGGCTCGGCACCTTCCGAGGACGGAAGGAGCGGGGAGGCATGA
- a CDS encoding 4Fe-4S single cluster domain-containing protein: protein MKETRRLSVARTLDRCTVLGPGTRAVIWVQGCPLRCQGCVAAETLPFEGGDEHSVDQLADWLCGLPDVEGVTLSGGEPFAQAGPLASLIDAVRVRRPDFGAMAYSGFRYEALLRGDPDRRALLRRLDLLVDGPYVASARHGLRWRGSSNQRVIALTGRHDHLETGPDTSAGVELSVAADGSLSWAGVPPTPGFRESFEKRLAARGFVLRAEVRRKA, encoded by the coding sequence ATGAAGGAGACGAGACGGCTCTCGGTGGCGCGGACGCTCGACCGCTGCACCGTCCTGGGGCCGGGGACCAGAGCCGTGATCTGGGTGCAGGGCTGCCCGCTGCGCTGCCAGGGCTGCGTGGCGGCGGAGACACTGCCCTTCGAAGGGGGCGACGAGCACAGCGTGGACCAGCTCGCGGACTGGCTCTGCGGGTTGCCCGATGTCGAGGGAGTGACGCTCTCCGGCGGCGAGCCCTTCGCCCAAGCCGGACCGCTGGCCTCGCTGATCGACGCCGTCCGGGTGCGGCGTCCGGATTTCGGCGCGATGGCGTACTCCGGGTTCCGGTACGAGGCCCTGCTGCGGGGTGACCCGGACCGGCGCGCGCTGCTGCGCCGTCTCGATCTCCTCGTCGACGGTCCGTACGTGGCCTCCGCGCGGCACGGCCTGCGCTGGCGCGGCTCGTCCAACCAGCGCGTCATCGCGCTCACCGGACGCCACGACCACCTGGAGACAGGGCCCGACACCAGTGCGGGCGTCGAACTGTCCGTGGCGGCCGACGGATCACTGTCCTGGGCAGGGGTGCCCCCCACTCCCGGCTTCAGGGAGTCATTCGAGAAGCGACTCGCGGCACGGGGCTTCGTCCTGCGCGCCGAGGTACGGAGGAAAGCATGA